One Bufo gargarizans isolate SCDJY-AF-19 chromosome 4, ASM1485885v1, whole genome shotgun sequence DNA window includes the following coding sequences:
- the EPCAM gene encoding epithelial cell adhesion molecule, with product MKASAVLSLGVALFCCIVFSQAQDPGCKCNTLFDGKCDAAGGQPCSCTIQIGPDVKEANCNKLIPKCFLMKKESIGTKAGRRPKPAGALIDNDGLYNPDCEENGTFKARQCNGTETCWCVNSAGVRRTEKADKATKTCAELVRTYWVIVQMKRNNTDSVSNEQVAAALRNLITTRYNLSNNYIKNIEFEESYIYIDLMQNATEKGKDEVDIIDVGYYMEKDIKGDSLMHADNKFQILINGKNFMVQEPLIMYIDEKPHELSMKRLTAGVIAVIVVVVIAILAGIVVLIITRRKRGKYEKAEMKEMNEMQRELNS from the exons ATGAAGGCTTCTGCTGTGCTGAGCCTTGGAGTTGCCCTGTTCTGCTGTATCGTTTTCTCCCAGGCACAGGATCCAG GCTGCAAATGCAACACACTTTTTGATGGCAAATGTGACGCTGCTGGTGGCCAACCCTGCTCGTGCACCATTCAGATAGGTCCAGATGTAAAGGAGGCGAACTGCAATAAAT TGAttccaaaatgttttttaatGAAGAAAGAGAGCATTGGCACTAAAGCTGGAAGAAGACCGAAACCTGCAGGTGCCCTCATTGACAACGATGGCCTCTACAATCCTGACTGTGAAGAAAATGGTACCTTTAAAGCAAGGCAGTGCAATGGTACAGAGACCTGCTGGTGTGTTAACTCCGCTGGTGTTAGACGAACCGAAAAAGCAGACAAGGCGACGAAGACTTGTGCGGAGCTTGTTAGGACTTA ctggGTAATTGTTCAAATGAAGCGTAATAACACTGATAGTGTGTCCAATGAACAAGTGGCAGC GGCACTGAGAAACCTGATTACAACTCGGTATAATCTGTCTAATAACTACATAAAAAATATTGAG TTTGAGGAGTCTTACATCTACATTGACTTGATGCAAAATGCTACAGAGAAAGGAAAAGATGAAGTTGACATTATAGATGTTGGCTACTACATGGAAAAAGAT ATCAAGGGAGACAGCCTCATGCACGCTGACAACAAGTTTCAGATCCTCATCAATGGCAAGAACTTCATGGTTCAGGAGCCCCTTATCATGTACATAGATGAGAAGCCTCATGAACTGTCCATGAAACGCCTGACTGCCGGTGTGATTGCTGTCATCGTCGTGGTGGTTATTGCTATTCTTGCTGGAATTGTGGTTTTG atcatCACACGGAGAAAGAGGGGCAAATATGAAAAGGCTGAG atgAAGGAGATGAATGAAATGCAGAGAGAACTCAACTCCTAA